The following are encoded together in the Magnetospirillum gryphiswaldense MSR-1 v2 genome:
- the truB gene encoding tRNA pseudouridine(55) synthase TruB, which translates to MARKRKGIAIDGWLAIDKPVGIGSTQVVSIVRRTLNAAKVGHGGTLDPLADGILPIALGEATKTVQWVMDGAKTYRCTIRFGQARSTDDLEGEVIATSDVRPSAQAIHDMLPRFTGDISQVPPIFSAIKVAGERAYDLARAGEQVDLKARVVSIHGLTVLGMADADHVELEVRCGKGTYIRSLARDLAVALGSVGHITRLRRLACGPFTEQNAISLDKFTTVGQLPALRAYLLPIETALDDIPALALTAAEARRLHSGQVLAIGQLADRDALPARPQNLTVRAMDGNRLVALACCDGTEVRSLRVINLQPSHAGEDDVDYA; encoded by the coding sequence ATGGCCCGTAAGCGCAAAGGCATTGCCATCGATGGCTGGCTGGCCATCGACAAGCCGGTGGGCATCGGTTCGACCCAGGTGGTGTCCATCGTCCGGCGCACCCTGAACGCGGCCAAGGTCGGTCATGGTGGCACCCTTGATCCGTTGGCCGACGGCATCCTGCCCATCGCCCTGGGCGAGGCGACCAAGACGGTGCAATGGGTGATGGACGGGGCCAAGACCTATCGCTGCACCATTCGCTTCGGTCAGGCCCGTTCCACCGACGATCTGGAGGGCGAGGTCATCGCCACCTCCGACGTGCGGCCCTCGGCCCAGGCCATCCATGACATGCTGCCGCGCTTCACTGGCGATATTTCCCAGGTGCCGCCCATCTTTTCCGCCATCAAGGTGGCGGGCGAACGTGCCTATGATCTGGCCCGCGCCGGTGAACAGGTGGACTTGAAGGCGCGGGTGGTCAGCATCCATGGCCTGACCGTGCTGGGCATGGCCGATGCCGACCATGTTGAACTGGAAGTCCGCTGCGGCAAGGGCACCTATATCCGTTCACTCGCCCGCGATCTGGCCGTCGCCTTGGGGTCGGTCGGCCATATCACCCGGCTGCGGCGGCTGGCCTGTGGTCCGTTCACCGAACAAAACGCGATTTCCCTGGACAAATTCACCACTGTGGGGCAACTTCCCGCCCTTCGGGCATATCTGCTTCCGATCGAGACCGCGCTGGACGACATCCCGGCGCTGGCCCTGACGGCGGCGGAGGCCCGGCGTCTCCACAGCGGTCAGGTTCTGGCCATCGGCCAATTGGCTGACCGCGACGCACTGCCCGCCAGGCCGCAGAACCTCACGGTTCGGGCCATGGACGGAAACAGGCTGGTGGCGCTGGCGTGCTGCGACGGCACTGAAGTCCGATCGCTGCGCGTTATCAATCTCCAACCATCTCATGCAGGAGAAGACGATGTCGATTACGCCTGA
- the rpsO gene encoding 30S ribosomal protein S15, protein MSITPERTQELITEYGTKPGDTGSPEVQVAILSERIRNLTEHMKSHKKDFHSRRGLLIMVGQRRRMLDYVKSVNVGRYEQLIARLGLRK, encoded by the coding sequence ATGTCGATTACGCCTGAGCGTACCCAGGAACTGATCACGGAATACGGCACCAAGCCGGGCGATACCGGTTCGCCGGAAGTCCAGGTCGCCATTTTGTCCGAACGCATTCGCAATCTGACCGAGCACATGAAGTCCCACAAGAAGGACTTCCATTCGCGCCGCGGTCTGTTGATCATGGTCGGCCAGCGCCGCCGCATGCTCGACTACGTCAAGAGCGTGAATGTTGGCCGTTACGAGCAGCTGATCGCCCGTCTGGGCCTGCGCAAGTAA